A part of Gemmatimonas groenlandica genomic DNA contains:
- a CDS encoding DUF3427 domain-containing protein, whose protein sequence is MLVDDREAVLRAIAEFDSLGREAFLAKYGFGRAREFFLFYNGRFYDSKAIVGAAHGVSSVSGVPLAASDFSGGEQTVKKTLNTLGFTVIRTRLSEVSPSGETRAVILTWNPDRWEWPDRSEVVRRFNGGESVRMRWSSGNTRTLPIGTRAFLLKQGAEPRGFVASGWTISSPFEAPHWDDELAAKGGTANYVEVLFDTVLADESEPLDPRNSEGALSQINWAIPSSGTSINGEAYLALETLWAARERHSFHPNRSYTRSDITRALGIEAKPSGDWLTGYHREGDEMFIFAAVNAAGRTGHDYQNEWLRSDRFRWFGTTNSKRTDAKIAPMLSREVTTHIFWRSLDRGPFTYAGVGVPVAVTDSVPIQIVWDVLDPSAADDSKLPEELDDSVGQYPVGAGRQVTVNKYERSRAARKECIAHYGAACLVCGFDFGIAYGAMGHGYIHVHHLVTMAELAKRFAETGVEYILDPVRDLRPVCANCHAMIHSRREPYAIEELRKLLT, encoded by the coding sequence ATGCTGGTCGATGACCGTGAAGCAGTACTCAGAGCGATTGCCGAGTTTGACAGCCTTGGCCGTGAAGCCTTTCTTGCGAAGTATGGCTTCGGTCGAGCGCGAGAATTCTTCCTGTTCTACAACGGTCGATTCTACGACTCGAAGGCAATCGTTGGAGCGGCACACGGAGTATCGAGCGTATCTGGCGTACCGCTCGCTGCTAGTGATTTCAGCGGGGGAGAGCAGACCGTCAAAAAGACGCTGAATACGCTCGGATTCACTGTCATCCGGACCAGACTGTCGGAGGTTTCCCCATCCGGCGAGACACGGGCGGTCATCCTAACTTGGAATCCTGATCGGTGGGAATGGCCCGACCGAAGCGAGGTCGTTCGTAGGTTTAATGGCGGCGAGTCGGTGCGCATGCGGTGGAGTTCCGGCAATACCCGTACGCTTCCAATTGGCACTCGCGCATTTCTTCTAAAGCAAGGTGCCGAACCACGCGGATTCGTCGCGAGTGGCTGGACGATCTCTTCTCCCTTCGAAGCACCCCATTGGGACGATGAGCTAGCCGCGAAGGGGGGGACGGCGAACTATGTCGAGGTGCTTTTTGATACGGTGCTTGCGGACGAATCGGAGCCGCTCGATCCTCGTAACTCAGAAGGGGCACTCTCCCAGATCAATTGGGCAATCCCGTCGTCGGGAACCAGTATCAACGGGGAAGCATACCTTGCGCTTGAAACTCTATGGGCCGCAAGGGAGCGTCATTCCTTTCATCCAAATCGTTCCTATACCCGCAGTGACATTACACGTGCCCTTGGTATAGAAGCGAAACCTTCCGGCGACTGGCTGACCGGCTACCACCGCGAAGGGGACGAAATGTTCATCTTCGCTGCGGTCAATGCAGCGGGCCGCACGGGGCACGACTACCAGAATGAGTGGCTCCGGTCTGATCGATTCCGCTGGTTCGGGACGACCAACTCAAAACGGACCGACGCCAAGATTGCGCCGATGCTAAGCCGTGAAGTGACCACGCATATCTTCTGGCGCTCCTTAGATCGGGGTCCCTTCACGTATGCCGGAGTCGGTGTCCCAGTCGCCGTGACGGACTCGGTACCCATCCAAATCGTGTGGGACGTGCTGGATCCGTCCGCCGCCGATGACAGCAAACTTCCCGAGGAACTGGATGACTCTGTTGGCCAGTATCCGGTCGGGGCCGGTCGGCAGGTCACGGTCAATAAATACGAGAGAAGCCGAGCGGCTCGGAAAGAGTGCATCGCCCACTATGGTGCCGCCTGTTTGGTCTGCGGCTTCGACTTCGGGATTGCGTACGGTGCAATGGGGCACGGGTACATCCACGTGCACCACCTAGTCACCATGGCTGAGCTTGCCAAACGTTTCGCCGAAACTGGCGTCGAATACATTCTCGATCCCGTTCGCGACCTTCGGCCTGTCTGCGCTAACTGCCACGCGATGATCCATTCGCGTCGCGAGCCATATGCAATCGAAGAGCTACGTAAGCTGCTGACTTAG
- a CDS encoding erythromycin esterase family protein, producing the protein MLSLRCVLAAVLSVVGSSAASAQQLVNLGFETQGIGGRPSGWGLGGDGFELVADSVSPMEGRFSLRTRWIGPAGYTEDSRKFAVANQPFPVAVAAGRRLRLSGYIRTEGITTGFAGFWMRVDAPNGAAPLAFDNMASRGPRGTTPWTRHVIELPVDSGAGAIYLGLLHPGDGTAWFDSITVEVFGEPMPRTVLSYTPPPRTAEDMSRLLTDAELAVPRDSVVISEDSAYAGWMRKNARPIRSLGATDFSDLQFFKPLLNGKRIVQLGESGHGVAEFSLAKVRLIKYLHEEMDFDVMAFESSTFECDRARKNVQSLSALELMRACIFGVWHADEVVPLFEYIKETQRTTRPLILAGFDEQTSSLTANARPGVLRSLVSTIDTAYARHVYTTDSVFLANRRPEYAAANKDRLVAFYDSLAAFITTHRRAIEAAHRDDPNAAMVGRQAATSMTYFVRQLAAGPNREGTEIRDLGMANNLDFLRDELYPGKKIIVWAHNFHIQHRENTRATAADSSMATARTMGTWVAERHRRELYTIGLFMYRGTAAANDRRPYQIARSRTGSFESILHQASWRYAYVDFSRARRERGTEWMWNRITGLSWGTQPEQFVPRDEYDGVLFIDTVHTPRYR; encoded by the coding sequence GTGCTTTCTCTCCGATGTGTCCTCGCGGCCGTCCTCTCGGTAGTCGGTAGTTCCGCCGCCAGCGCACAGCAACTCGTGAACCTCGGCTTCGAGACCCAAGGCATCGGCGGCAGGCCGAGTGGATGGGGACTGGGCGGCGACGGGTTCGAACTCGTTGCCGACTCCGTCTCACCAATGGAGGGGCGATTCAGCTTGCGCACGCGATGGATCGGACCTGCGGGATATACCGAGGACTCGCGTAAGTTTGCTGTGGCCAATCAGCCCTTTCCTGTGGCCGTCGCCGCCGGACGACGGCTGCGACTCAGCGGCTACATCCGCACCGAAGGCATTACTACAGGATTTGCCGGATTCTGGATGCGAGTGGACGCGCCGAACGGCGCCGCGCCGCTGGCCTTCGACAACATGGCGTCTCGCGGGCCCCGTGGCACGACACCGTGGACGCGTCACGTCATCGAGCTGCCCGTCGACTCCGGCGCGGGGGCGATCTACCTTGGGCTGCTCCATCCGGGTGACGGCACCGCGTGGTTCGACTCGATCACCGTCGAAGTGTTCGGCGAGCCCATGCCGCGTACGGTGTTGTCGTACACACCTCCACCCCGCACAGCCGAAGACATGTCGCGGCTGCTGACCGACGCCGAGTTGGCGGTGCCGCGCGACAGCGTCGTGATCTCCGAAGACTCGGCGTACGCGGGCTGGATGCGGAAGAATGCTCGCCCTATCCGGTCACTGGGTGCTACCGACTTCTCGGACTTGCAGTTCTTCAAGCCGCTGCTCAACGGCAAGCGCATTGTGCAACTGGGTGAAAGTGGCCACGGTGTCGCCGAGTTCAGTCTGGCCAAGGTGCGTCTCATCAAATACCTCCACGAAGAGATGGACTTCGACGTGATGGCGTTTGAGAGCTCGACATTCGAGTGTGATCGCGCGCGGAAGAATGTGCAGTCACTGTCGGCGCTCGAGCTCATGCGCGCCTGCATCTTCGGCGTCTGGCACGCTGACGAAGTGGTGCCGCTGTTCGAGTACATCAAGGAGACGCAGCGAACGACTCGTCCGCTCATCCTGGCTGGCTTTGACGAGCAGACCAGTTCGCTCACGGCGAATGCGCGCCCCGGGGTCCTGCGTTCGCTGGTATCGACCATCGACACGGCCTACGCCAGGCACGTGTATACGACGGACTCCGTATTCCTTGCCAATCGGCGCCCGGAGTATGCGGCCGCGAACAAAGATCGATTGGTCGCCTTCTACGATTCGCTCGCCGCGTTCATCACCACGCATCGGCGCGCGATCGAGGCCGCCCACCGCGATGACCCGAACGCGGCGATGGTCGGCCGGCAGGCGGCGACCTCGATGACGTACTTCGTTCGCCAACTCGCGGCTGGACCCAACCGGGAAGGCACCGAGATCCGGGACCTCGGCATGGCCAACAATCTCGACTTTCTGCGTGACGAGCTGTATCCGGGCAAGAAGATCATCGTCTGGGCGCACAACTTCCATATCCAGCACCGCGAGAACACACGCGCGACGGCCGCCGACTCCTCGATGGCGACAGCGCGCACCATGGGGACGTGGGTCGCCGAGCGCCATCGGCGCGAGCTGTATACGATTGGATTGTTCATGTACCGGGGGACCGCCGCGGCGAACGATCGTCGGCCGTATCAAATCGCCCGCTCGCGCACCGGCAGCTTCGAGTCGATCTTGCATCAGGCGTCGTGGCGCTACGCGTACGTCGATTTCTCACGGGCGCGTCGCGAGCGCGGCACCGAGTGGATGTGGAATCGCATCACGGGATTGTCCTGGGGTACGCAACCCGAGCAGTTCGTGCCCCGCGACGAATACGATGGCGTGTTGTTCATCGACACAGTGCACACGCCGCGGTATCGATGA
- a CDS encoding prolyl oligopeptidase family serine peptidase, whose protein sequence is MRLTLRSLARVALVTVASASALPAQTAPRDTTDKFRWLEAMLGDSAMAWVRAENAKTSAILEKDPRYEGTYQAALAMAQAKDRLPYVSMIGGRLYNFWQDATHVRGIWRSTTMASYRTATPMWTTVLDLDALAASEKANWVWQGADCDSPGEQRCLVNLSDGGEDASTVREFDLVTKTFVRDGFQLSKGKQRVAWAGRDTLLVAREWQPGDLTTSGYAFIVKRVLRGQSLAQATELFRGSANDGGYGVTPYTLMDGQGHRASFILRPLSTFEFEHYLVRTNDVARLAMPAKARPVELFQGQVIVLLAEPWNEGTVTIPSGALAAFDVAKAQQTPTALAPVSVYAPGPRESVSGAAGTRAALLVGVDRNVQGTVQVFTRTASGVWAHRPMALPANVSTGVIAVDRSSAQAFVSVTGYLTPSSILLADAATATARPIKSLAPRFDASKAVVEQFEATSNDGTKVPYYVVHPKAMPLDGANPTILYAYGGFEVSLTPSYNANSGKLWVERGGAFVVANIRGGGEFGPAWHDAGLKTKRQVIYDDFAAVARDLIARKITSPRRLGIMGGSNGGLLMGVEMTQHPELFNAVDIQVPLLDMLRFEQIQAGSSWVGEYGSVSKPDERAFLASISPFHNLRPGVTYPTPLIWTTTKDDRVGPQHARKFAAKMADLGMPYLFYEVIEGGHGSGANAEQQAHTTALEYTYFMRQLMGGGGKVVP, encoded by the coding sequence ATGCGCCTGACCCTGCGGTCTCTTGCCCGCGTTGCGCTCGTCACCGTCGCCTCGGCGTCAGCGCTGCCCGCGCAGACCGCCCCCCGCGACACTACCGACAAGTTTCGGTGGTTGGAGGCCATGCTCGGCGACAGCGCCATGGCGTGGGTGCGTGCCGAGAACGCCAAGACGTCGGCGATTCTGGAAAAGGATCCGCGCTACGAGGGCACCTACCAAGCGGCGCTGGCCATGGCGCAGGCCAAGGATCGTCTCCCGTACGTGAGCATGATTGGCGGCCGCCTCTACAACTTCTGGCAGGACGCCACGCATGTGCGCGGTATCTGGCGGTCCACCACGATGGCCAGCTATCGCACAGCAACTCCGATGTGGACCACCGTGCTCGACCTCGATGCGCTCGCTGCGTCGGAGAAGGCGAACTGGGTGTGGCAGGGAGCGGACTGCGACTCACCGGGCGAGCAACGATGCCTGGTGAATCTCTCCGATGGCGGTGAGGACGCCAGCACGGTGCGCGAGTTCGACCTGGTGACGAAGACGTTCGTGCGTGACGGCTTCCAGCTGTCCAAAGGAAAGCAGCGCGTGGCGTGGGCCGGTCGTGACACGCTGCTCGTGGCGCGCGAATGGCAGCCCGGCGATCTGACAACATCCGGCTACGCGTTCATCGTCAAGCGCGTGCTGCGCGGTCAGTCGCTGGCTCAGGCAACGGAGCTCTTCCGCGGTAGTGCAAATGATGGAGGCTACGGCGTGACGCCGTACACGCTGATGGACGGGCAGGGCCATCGTGCGAGCTTCATCCTCCGCCCGCTCAGCACCTTCGAGTTCGAGCACTACCTCGTGCGCACGAACGACGTCGCACGACTGGCGATGCCGGCGAAGGCCCGGCCGGTGGAGCTCTTTCAGGGGCAGGTGATCGTCCTGCTGGCCGAGCCGTGGAACGAAGGCACCGTCACCATACCCAGTGGCGCGCTGGCGGCGTTCGACGTGGCCAAGGCACAGCAGACGCCGACGGCGCTCGCCCCGGTGAGCGTGTACGCGCCCGGTCCGCGCGAGTCGGTCTCCGGTGCCGCCGGCACGCGTGCCGCGCTGCTCGTCGGTGTCGATCGCAATGTGCAGGGCACGGTGCAGGTATTCACGCGTACGGCCAGCGGCGTATGGGCGCACCGCCCAATGGCACTTCCGGCCAACGTATCCACTGGTGTCATCGCGGTCGACCGGAGCAGCGCCCAGGCGTTTGTGAGTGTCACCGGATATCTCACGCCGAGCAGCATTTTGCTTGCCGACGCAGCGACGGCCACGGCGCGACCGATCAAGTCGCTGGCGCCGCGCTTCGATGCATCCAAGGCGGTGGTGGAGCAGTTCGAAGCCACGTCGAATGACGGTACCAAGGTGCCGTACTACGTCGTGCATCCAAAGGCGATGCCGCTCGATGGCGCGAACCCCACCATCCTGTACGCGTACGGCGGATTCGAGGTCTCGCTCACACCGAGCTACAACGCGAACTCCGGCAAGCTGTGGGTCGAACGTGGCGGTGCGTTCGTGGTGGCCAACATCCGTGGCGGCGGCGAATTCGGTCCGGCTTGGCACGATGCCGGACTCAAGACCAAGCGACAGGTGATCTACGACGATTTCGCGGCCGTGGCGCGGGACCTCATTGCTCGTAAGATCACGTCGCCGCGACGATTGGGCATCATGGGCGGCTCCAATGGCGGTCTGCTGATGGGTGTCGAGATGACGCAGCATCCCGAGCTGTTCAACGCAGTGGACATTCAGGTGCCGCTGCTCGATATGCTGCGCTTCGAGCAGATCCAGGCAGGTTCGTCATGGGTAGGCGAGTACGGTTCCGTGTCAAAGCCGGACGAGCGCGCGTTCCTCGCATCGATCTCGCCGTTCCACAACCTCCGTCCCGGCGTGACATATCCCACGCCGCTCATCTGGACCACCACCAAGGACGATCGCGTCGGACCGCAGCACGCTCGCAAGTTTGCCGCGAAGATGGCGGACCTCGGGATGCCGTATCTGTTCTACGAAGTGATCGAAGGTGGCCACGGGTCGGGCGCCAACGCTGAGCAACAGGCGCACACGACAGCGCTCGAGTACACGTATTTCATGCGCCAGCTCATGGGCGGCGGCGGAAAGGTTGTGCCGTGA
- a CDS encoding acyl-CoA dehydrogenase, with protein MTTDDLASWRGRSETVHDELASAQLLAAAATFDDAILTSDRPATIPALWHWFYFLPRAPHARLSPDGHPERGGFMPPVLLPRRMFAGSRMTFHAPLRLATPARRDGVIREVTMKDGKSGPLAFVTVGYRIWQDGVLCLEEEQDIVYREQGAPVAAPVPIALPVPPAHAITRDVTPDPRLLFRFSALTFNAHRIHYDREYATRVEQYPGLVVHGPLTAVLLANLVRQHTARELATFSFRGVAPLFDLAPFRLVAIPDGDTVTCQALGPDGRIALEATATLAPA; from the coding sequence ATGACCACGGACGACCTGGCGAGCTGGCGCGGACGATCGGAAACGGTGCACGACGAATTGGCGTCGGCGCAGCTGCTCGCCGCCGCTGCCACCTTTGACGATGCCATCTTAACGTCCGACCGGCCCGCCACGATACCAGCGCTCTGGCATTGGTTCTACTTTTTGCCGCGCGCGCCGCACGCTCGGCTGTCACCGGATGGCCACCCCGAGCGTGGCGGATTCATGCCGCCCGTGCTCTTACCGAGGCGGATGTTTGCCGGGTCGCGTATGACGTTTCACGCACCGCTTCGCTTGGCCACGCCGGCACGTCGGGACGGCGTGATCCGTGAGGTCACGATGAAAGATGGAAAATCCGGGCCACTGGCGTTCGTGACCGTGGGGTACCGTATTTGGCAAGACGGGGTGCTGTGCCTCGAAGAGGAACAGGACATCGTGTATCGCGAACAGGGCGCGCCGGTGGCGGCACCGGTGCCGATCGCGCTCCCCGTCCCTCCCGCACACGCCATCACGCGCGACGTGACACCCGATCCGCGTCTGCTCTTTCGTTTTTCGGCGCTCACGTTCAACGCCCATCGCATTCACTACGACCGCGAGTACGCCACGCGCGTCGAGCAGTACCCCGGGTTGGTGGTACACGGGCCACTCACCGCGGTACTGCTTGCCAATCTCGTGCGACAGCACACGGCACGTGAGCTGGCGACCTTCTCGTTTCGCGGTGTCGCACCGTTGTTCGATCTCGCGCCGTTCCGCCTGGTGGCAATTCCCGATGGGGATACGGTGACGTGCCAGGCGCTCGGGCCCGACGGCAGGATCGCCCTCGAGGCGACAGCGACGCTCGCGCCGGCCTGA